From a single Arachis hypogaea cultivar Tifrunner chromosome 3, arahy.Tifrunner.gnm2.J5K5, whole genome shotgun sequence genomic region:
- the LOC112734245 gene encoding protein PLASTID MOVEMENT IMPAIRED 1, with product MAADSSSANAFLEELEALSDSLYKSHTTRRTASLVLPRTSSPSVPSAQEEDVKVNAKPRSRRLSLSPWRSRPKLEDAKAPPTTQSPGETRKLDESSGDGDKKGIWSWKPIRALSHIGMQKLSCLFSVEVVAAQGLPSSMNGLRLSVCVRKKETKDGAVKTMPSRVTQGAADFEETLFIRCHVYATQAGGAAKQVKFEPRPFLIYLFAVDAKELDFGRSSVDLSELIKESIEKNHEGTRVRQWDTSFSLSGKAKGGELVLKLGFQIMQKDGGLDIYNQLENPNSNSNSKTSSSSSKLRNFSSFARKQSKTSFSMPSPRMTSKNDARRQADIQGMDDLNLDDPNPKPEKVEDFDLPDFEVVDKGVEVQEKEEDGGESEKPLPVKSTPPGEVVKEIVHDHLHLTRLSELDSIAQQIKALESMMGEDDKYMKLEDETQSQRLDADEETVTMEFLQLLEDQDFKGYSFNQPEIPPLQLEGQKESSSADAESKVYLPDLGKGLGCVVQTRDGGYLASMNPLDMAVERKDTPKLAMQMSKPFVLESHQSVTGFELFQKLAGIGLDELSSQILSLMPIDELRGKTAEQVAFEGIASAIIHGRSKEGASSSAARIVSSVKSMANAMSSGRKERISSGIWNVDEDPVSAEKLLAFAMQKIESMAVEALKIQAEMAEEEAPFEVSALSSKKGDIESGKEILASASSLEDWIKDNASSESEAEKATLMLVVQLRDPLRRYEAVGGPMLVVVHATQAEEKEEEEEKKFKLSSMHVGGFKVRSGTKKNSWDSERQRLTAMQWLVSYGFGKAAKKGKQALQKGQDLLWTISSRIVADMWLKTMRNPDIKLLK from the coding sequence ATGGCTGCTGATTCCTCTTCTGCCAATGCTTTCCTTGAAGAACTAGAGGCCCTCAGTGACTCCCTCTACAAATCACACACAACTCGAAGAACAGCTTCCCTTGTCCTGCCACGAACTTCATCTCCTTCTGTTCCATCTGCCCAAGAAGAAGATGTCAAAGTCAATGCAAAACCTCGATCACGCCGCCTGTCCTTGTCCCCATGGCGATCAAGGCCGAAGCTTGAAGATGCCAAGGCACCACCAACTACTCAGTCACCGGGAGAAACCAGAAAGCTAGATGAGTCGTCCGGTGACGGTGACAAGAAAGGGATTTGGAGCTGGAAGCCTATCCGGGCTTTGTCTCATATTGGAATGCAGAAACTAAGCTGTTTATTCTCCGTTGAAGTGGTTGCAGCACAAGGCCTTCCTTCTTCCATGAATGGCCTTAGGCTCTCTGTGTGTGTTAGAAAGAAAGAGACAAAGGACGGTGCTGTTAAGACCATGCCATCACGTGTTACACAAGGAGCTGCAGATTTCGAAGAGACTCTTTTCATCAGGTGCCATGTTTATGCCACCCAAGCTGGTGGAGCTGCAAAGCAGGTTAAGTTTGAGCCACGCCCCTTTTTGATATACCTTTTCGCAGTTGATGCTAAAGAGCTTGATTTTGGAAGAAGCTCGGTGGATTTGAGCGAGCTCATCAAAGAATCCATTGAGAAAAACCATGAAGGAACACGAGTTCGCCAATGGGACACAAGCTTCAGCTTGTCTGGAAAGGCAAAGGGAGGAGAACTTGTTCTCAAACTGGGATTCCAGATCATGCAGAAAGATGGTGGACTCGATATATATAATCAACTCGAGaatccaaattcaaattcaaattccaagacCAGCTCCAGCTCCAGCAAGTTGAGAAATTTCTCATCTTTTGCTCGCAAACAATCCAAGACGTCCTTCAGCATGCCTAGTCCCAGAATGACAAGCAaaaatgatgcacgaaggcaggCAGATATTCAAGGAATGGATGATTTGAATCTTGATGACCCAAACCCGAAACCTGAAAAGGTGGAGGATTTCGATCTTCCTGATTTCGAGGTTGTTGACAAAGGTGTTGAGGTTcaagagaaggaagaagatggAGGGGAATCTGAGAAACCTTTACCAGTCAAATCAACTCCTCCAGGTGAAGTTGTCAAGGAAATAGTCCATGATCATCTGCATCTCACTAGATTGAGTGAGCTTGATTCAATTGCCCAGCAGATAAAAGCTCTTGAGTCGATGATGGGAGAAGATGATAAGTATATGAAATTAGAGGACGAGACACAATCGCAAAGGCTAGATGCAGACGAAGAAACTGTGACGATGGAGTTTCTTCAGCTGCTTGAGGATCAAGACTTCAAAGGATACTCATTCAATCAACCTGAAATTCCACCATTACAACTTGAAGGACAGAAGGAATCTTCTTCTGCAGATGCTGAATCCAAGGTGTATCTGCCTGACCTTGGAAAGGGTTTGGGCTGTGTAGTTCAAACCAGAGATGGAGGCTACTTAGCTTCCATGAATCCATTAGATATGGCTGTGGAGAGGAAAGATACCCCAAAGCTAGCAATGCAGATGTCAAAGCCCTTTGTGTTGGAATCACATCAAAGCGTGACTGGCTTTGAGTTGTTTCAAAAACTGGCTGGTATTGGTCTTGATGAACTCAGCTCtcaaattttgtcattgatgcccATAGATGAACTTAGGGGCAAAACTGCAGAACAGGTGGCTTTTGAAGGCATTGCTTCTGCCATCATACATGGCAGGAGCAAGGAAGGAGCCAGTTCAAGCGCCGCTCGCATAGTTTCTTCCGTGAAAAGTATGGCAAATGCTATGAGCTCAGGAAGAAAAGAACGAATTTCGAGTGGCATTTGGAATGTGGATGAAGATCCGGTCAGTGCAGAGAAACTTCTGGCTTTTGCAATGCAGAAGATTGAATCAATGGCAGTGGAAGCATTGAAAATTCAAGCAGAAATGGCTGAGGAAGAAGCTCCGTTTGAAGTTTCTGCACTCAGCTCAAAGAAAGGGGACATTGagagtgggaaagagattttggcTTCTGCTTCTTCACTTGAGGATTGGATCAAAGATAATGCAAGTTCTGAGAGTGAAGCAGAAAAGGCCACACTGATGTTGGTTGTCCAATTGAGGGATCCGCTGAGACGCTATGAAGCAGTTGGAGGGCCTATGTTAGTAGTTGTTCATGCAACACAGGcggaggagaaggaagaggaggaggagaagaagttcAAATTAAGTAGCATGCATGTGGGAGGCTTCAAGGTGAGGAGTGGCACAAAAAAGAATTCATGGGACAGTGAGAGACAGAGGCTAACTGCAATGCAATGGTTGGTCTCATATGGCTTTGGAAAGGCAGCAAAGAAAGGGAAGCAAGCATTGCAAAAGGGGCAAGACCTGTTATGGACTATTTCCTCCCGAATTGTGGCTGACATGTGGCTTAAAACCATGAGAAATCCAGATATCAAGCTTCTAAAGTGA